A genomic stretch from Theobroma cacao cultivar B97-61/B2 chromosome 4, Criollo_cocoa_genome_V2, whole genome shotgun sequence includes:
- the LOC18602218 gene encoding B3 domain-containing transcription repressor VAL2 isoform X1: MASKSCMNGLCGASTSIEWRKGWTLRSGDFANLCDKCGSAYEQLIFCDVFHSKDSGWRECTSCGKRLHCGCIASRCLLELLDSGGVNCISCTKKSGFNPMIEDVKPNGFSIVKGDAGQLHSTSADNQLSGVSIENLKLMQLTSNAESIGLRQMLQLHNDDASGSLGQMKQEEVLPPAREIGSTCMSNINQVSNGSVQSVKPNICKANIYDSLPQTNLSISLGGPLGNQNVFPGSVVDEKGKMSSVLQQASKSRHLLPKPPKSVLATGLEVNAGMVPPIRVARPPAEGRGRNQLLPRYWPRITDQELQQISGDSNSTIVPLFEKVLSASDAGRIGRLVLPKACAEAYFPPISQPEGLPLKIQDVKGKEWMFQFRFWPNNNSRMYVLEGVTPCIQSMQLQAGDTVTFSRMDPEGKLVMGFRKATNTAAAQETLPSAIPNGSLSSESFFSGVFENLPIISGYSGLLQSLKGSTDPHLNALSKHLSSASGDISWHKSDKHEDRTREGLLLPSMLAPERKRTRNIGSKSKRLLIDSQDALELKLTWEEAQDLLRPPPSIKPSVVTIENHDFEEYDEPPVFGKRSIFAVRSNGGQEQWAQCDSCSKWRRLPVDALLPPKWTCADNNWDQSRSSCSAPDELTPREVENLLRLNKDFKKRRIVAYHRPTQEHESSGLDALANAAILGDNVDNLGTTSVATTTKHPRHRPGCSCIVCIQPPSGKGKHKPTCTCNVCMTVKRRFKTLMMRKKKRQSEREAEIAQRNQQAWGSREEAEVDSTSKHVSSHHDPSENEARSVNELESKSQGHNLPPKVVESNKGQIDLNCDPDREDDSQLGSTHVSMMNLLQVASLPLEAYLKENGLTSLISEQPANSASHAPPQIIAEGDAQDNSCFPSATEERESKDEENGETGSDRVENDP, translated from the exons ATGGCGTCAAAAAGTTGCATGAATGGACTATGCGGAGCGTCCACGTCGATTGAGTGGAGAAAAGGCTGGACTCTGCGATCTGGAGATTTTGCTAATCTTTGCGATAAGTGCGg GTCTGCATATGAACAATTGATATTCTGTGACGTGTTCCACTCAAAGGATTCTGGTTGGAGAGAGTGCACTTCATGTGGCAAG CGTCTCCATTGTGGATGTATAGCTTCCAGGTGCTTGCTTGAGCTTCTTGATAGTGGAGGTGTCAACTGTATAAGCTGCACTAAAAAGTCAGGATTTAACCCT ATGATTGAAGATGTAAAACCTAATGGTTTTAGTATAGTGAAGGGTGATGCTGGTCAATTGCACTCAACCTCTGCGGACAACCAATTGAGTGGTGTGAGCATTGAAAACCTAAAGCTTATGCAGTTGACCAGCAATGCAGAAAGTATTGGGCTGAGACAAATGCTTCAGCTTCACAATGATGACGCAAGTGGGTCTTTGGGGCAAATGAAACAGGAGGAAGTTTTGCCTCCTGCAAGAGAAATTGGGAGCACATGCATGTCAAATATTAATCAAGTGTCTAATGGATCAGTTCAATCTGTGAAACCGAACATTTGTAAAGCAAATATCTATGACTCACTGCCACAAACAAACTTGAGTATTTCTTTGGGTGGTCCATTAGGGAACCAAAATGTCTTTCCTGGTTCAGTTGTAGATGAAAAGGGTAAGATGTCTTCAGTCTTGCAACAGGCATCCAAATCTCGCCATCTTCTGCCCAAGCCTCCAAAGTCGGTCCTTGCAACAGGTTTGGAGGTGAATGCAGGCATGGTACCTCCGATACGTGTTGCTAGGCCCCCTGCAGAGGGACGCGGACGGAATCAGTTGCTTCCTCGTTATTGGCCCAGGATTACAGACCAAGAATTACAGCAAATTTCTGGAGA TTCGAATTCCACCATTGTTCCACTTTTTGAGAAGGTTTTGAGTGCAAGTGACGCTGGACGAATTGGTCGTTTGGTTCTGCCAAAAGCATGTGCCGAA GCTTATTTTCCCCCCATATCTCAACCGGAGGGCCTTCCTCTAAAAATTCAAGATGTAAAGGGAAAAGAATGGATGTTTCAGTTCAGATTCTGGCCTAATAACAACAGCAGAATGTATGTTTTGGAGGGTGTCACTCCTTGCATACAGTCTATGCAGTTGCAAGCTGGAGATACTG TTACATTTAGCCGCATGGATCCAGAAGGGAAGCTTGTTATGGGGTTTCGTAAAGCAACAAACACTGCTGCAGCGCAG GAAACTCTACCATCTGCCATTCCTAATGGCAGTCTTTCAAGTGAAAGTTTCTTTTCGGGTGTTTTTGAGAACCTGCCCATAATTAGTGGTTACTCTGGCCTTCTTCAGTCACTGAAGGGAAGCACTGATCCCCACCTAAATGCATTGTCCAAACATTTGAGTTCAGCTAGTGGTGATATTAGCTGGCATAAATCTGATAAGCATGAGGACAGGACAAGGGAGGGCTTATTACTACCATCTATGCTGGCTccagagagaaaaagaactCGGAATATTGGGTCCAAAAGTAAGAGGTTGCTGATTGACAGCCAGGATGCTTTGGAGCTGAAACTTACTTGGGAAGAGGCACAAGATTTGCTCCGCCCACCCCCGAGTATCAAGCCAAGTGTTGTCACGATTGAGAATCATGATTTTGAAGAATATGAT GAACCTCCAGTTTTTGGGAAGAGGAGCATCTTTGCCGTCCGTTCAAATGG GGGACAAGAGCAATGGGCTCAGTGTGATAGTTGTTCTAAATGGAGAAGGTTGCCTGTTGATGCTCTTCTTCCACCTAAGTGGACATGTGCAGACAACAATTGGGATCAAAGCAG GTCTTCCTGTTCTGCACCAGATGAACTTACCCCAAGGGAGGTTGAAAATCTCCTTAGATTAAATAAAG ATTTCAAAAAAAGGAGAATAGTAGCATACCATAGACCAACCCAGGAGCATGAATCATCTGGTTTGGATGCTTTGGCTAATGCTGCAATCCTTGGAGACAATGTAGATAATTTAGGCACTACATCAGTGGCAACGACAACTAAACACCCAAGGCATCGTCCTGGTTGCTCTTGCATCGTGTGCATCCAGCCTCCAAGTGGGAAGGGAAAACACAAGCCTACATGCACATGTAACGTGTGCATGACAGTTAAACGTCGTTTTAAAACCCTCATGATGCGCAAGAAGAAGCGTCAGTCAGAGCGTGAAGCAGAGATTGCTCAGAGGAATCAGCAAGCATGGGGCTCTAGAGAAGAAGCAGAAGTAGACAGCACCTCTAAGCATGTATCATCGCACCACGATCCTTCTGAGAATGAAGCAAGGTCAGTTAATGAATTAGAATCCAAGAGCCAGGGCCATAACCTACCCCCCAAGGTGGTTGAATCTAACAAGGGACAGATAGACTTGAACTGCGATCCTGATCGTGAGGATGATTCACAATTAGGTTCAACCCATGTGAGCATGATGAATCTTCTTCAAGTAGCAAGCCTTCCTTTGGAGGCTTACCTGAAGGAGAATGGTCTTACAAGCTTGATATCTGAGCAGCCAGCAAACTCTGCGTCACATGCTCCACCACAGATCATTGCTGAGGGTGACGCGCAAGATAATAGCTGTTTCCCTTCGGCCACGGAAGAGCGTGAGAGTAAGGATGAAGAAAATGGTGAAACTGGATCAGATAGAGTTGAGAACGATCCTTAA
- the LOC18602218 gene encoding B3 domain-containing transcription repressor VAL2 isoform X2 — MASKSCMNGLCGASTSIEWRKGWTLRSGDFANLCDKCGSAYEQLIFCDVFHSKDSGWRECTSCGKRLHCGCIASRCLLELLDSGGVNCISCTKKSGFNPMIEDVKPNGFSIVKGDAGQLHSTSADNQLSGVSIENLKLMQLTSNAESIGLRQMLQLHNDDASGSLGQMKQEEVLPPAREIGSTCMSNINQVSNGSVQSVKPNICKANIYDSLPQTNLSISLGGPLGNQNVFPGSVVDEKGKMSSVLQQASKSRHLLPKPPKSVLATGLEVNAGMVPPIRVARPPAEGRGRNQLLPRYWPRITDQELQQISGDSNSTIVPLFEKVLSASDAGRIGRLVLPKACAEAYFPPISQPEGLPLKIQDVKGKEWMFQFRFWPNNNSRMYVLEGVTPCIQSMQLQAGDTVTFSRMDPEGKLVMGFRKATNTAAAQSLKGSTDPHLNALSKHLSSASGDISWHKSDKHEDRTREGLLLPSMLAPERKRTRNIGSKSKRLLIDSQDALELKLTWEEAQDLLRPPPSIKPSVVTIENHDFEEYDEPPVFGKRSIFAVRSNGGQEQWAQCDSCSKWRRLPVDALLPPKWTCADNNWDQSRSSCSAPDELTPREVENLLRLNKDFKKRRIVAYHRPTQEHESSGLDALANAAILGDNVDNLGTTSVATTTKHPRHRPGCSCIVCIQPPSGKGKHKPTCTCNVCMTVKRRFKTLMMRKKKRQSEREAEIAQRNQQAWGSREEAEVDSTSKHVSSHHDPSENEARSVNELESKSQGHNLPPKVVESNKGQIDLNCDPDREDDSQLGSTHVSMMNLLQVASLPLEAYLKENGLTSLISEQPANSASHAPPQIIAEGDAQDNSCFPSATEERESKDEENGETGSDRVENDP, encoded by the exons ATGGCGTCAAAAAGTTGCATGAATGGACTATGCGGAGCGTCCACGTCGATTGAGTGGAGAAAAGGCTGGACTCTGCGATCTGGAGATTTTGCTAATCTTTGCGATAAGTGCGg GTCTGCATATGAACAATTGATATTCTGTGACGTGTTCCACTCAAAGGATTCTGGTTGGAGAGAGTGCACTTCATGTGGCAAG CGTCTCCATTGTGGATGTATAGCTTCCAGGTGCTTGCTTGAGCTTCTTGATAGTGGAGGTGTCAACTGTATAAGCTGCACTAAAAAGTCAGGATTTAACCCT ATGATTGAAGATGTAAAACCTAATGGTTTTAGTATAGTGAAGGGTGATGCTGGTCAATTGCACTCAACCTCTGCGGACAACCAATTGAGTGGTGTGAGCATTGAAAACCTAAAGCTTATGCAGTTGACCAGCAATGCAGAAAGTATTGGGCTGAGACAAATGCTTCAGCTTCACAATGATGACGCAAGTGGGTCTTTGGGGCAAATGAAACAGGAGGAAGTTTTGCCTCCTGCAAGAGAAATTGGGAGCACATGCATGTCAAATATTAATCAAGTGTCTAATGGATCAGTTCAATCTGTGAAACCGAACATTTGTAAAGCAAATATCTATGACTCACTGCCACAAACAAACTTGAGTATTTCTTTGGGTGGTCCATTAGGGAACCAAAATGTCTTTCCTGGTTCAGTTGTAGATGAAAAGGGTAAGATGTCTTCAGTCTTGCAACAGGCATCCAAATCTCGCCATCTTCTGCCCAAGCCTCCAAAGTCGGTCCTTGCAACAGGTTTGGAGGTGAATGCAGGCATGGTACCTCCGATACGTGTTGCTAGGCCCCCTGCAGAGGGACGCGGACGGAATCAGTTGCTTCCTCGTTATTGGCCCAGGATTACAGACCAAGAATTACAGCAAATTTCTGGAGA TTCGAATTCCACCATTGTTCCACTTTTTGAGAAGGTTTTGAGTGCAAGTGACGCTGGACGAATTGGTCGTTTGGTTCTGCCAAAAGCATGTGCCGAA GCTTATTTTCCCCCCATATCTCAACCGGAGGGCCTTCCTCTAAAAATTCAAGATGTAAAGGGAAAAGAATGGATGTTTCAGTTCAGATTCTGGCCTAATAACAACAGCAGAATGTATGTTTTGGAGGGTGTCACTCCTTGCATACAGTCTATGCAGTTGCAAGCTGGAGATACTG TTACATTTAGCCGCATGGATCCAGAAGGGAAGCTTGTTATGGGGTTTCGTAAAGCAACAAACACTGCTGCAGCGCAG TCACTGAAGGGAAGCACTGATCCCCACCTAAATGCATTGTCCAAACATTTGAGTTCAGCTAGTGGTGATATTAGCTGGCATAAATCTGATAAGCATGAGGACAGGACAAGGGAGGGCTTATTACTACCATCTATGCTGGCTccagagagaaaaagaactCGGAATATTGGGTCCAAAAGTAAGAGGTTGCTGATTGACAGCCAGGATGCTTTGGAGCTGAAACTTACTTGGGAAGAGGCACAAGATTTGCTCCGCCCACCCCCGAGTATCAAGCCAAGTGTTGTCACGATTGAGAATCATGATTTTGAAGAATATGAT GAACCTCCAGTTTTTGGGAAGAGGAGCATCTTTGCCGTCCGTTCAAATGG GGGACAAGAGCAATGGGCTCAGTGTGATAGTTGTTCTAAATGGAGAAGGTTGCCTGTTGATGCTCTTCTTCCACCTAAGTGGACATGTGCAGACAACAATTGGGATCAAAGCAG GTCTTCCTGTTCTGCACCAGATGAACTTACCCCAAGGGAGGTTGAAAATCTCCTTAGATTAAATAAAG ATTTCAAAAAAAGGAGAATAGTAGCATACCATAGACCAACCCAGGAGCATGAATCATCTGGTTTGGATGCTTTGGCTAATGCTGCAATCCTTGGAGACAATGTAGATAATTTAGGCACTACATCAGTGGCAACGACAACTAAACACCCAAGGCATCGTCCTGGTTGCTCTTGCATCGTGTGCATCCAGCCTCCAAGTGGGAAGGGAAAACACAAGCCTACATGCACATGTAACGTGTGCATGACAGTTAAACGTCGTTTTAAAACCCTCATGATGCGCAAGAAGAAGCGTCAGTCAGAGCGTGAAGCAGAGATTGCTCAGAGGAATCAGCAAGCATGGGGCTCTAGAGAAGAAGCAGAAGTAGACAGCACCTCTAAGCATGTATCATCGCACCACGATCCTTCTGAGAATGAAGCAAGGTCAGTTAATGAATTAGAATCCAAGAGCCAGGGCCATAACCTACCCCCCAAGGTGGTTGAATCTAACAAGGGACAGATAGACTTGAACTGCGATCCTGATCGTGAGGATGATTCACAATTAGGTTCAACCCATGTGAGCATGATGAATCTTCTTCAAGTAGCAAGCCTTCCTTTGGAGGCTTACCTGAAGGAGAATGGTCTTACAAGCTTGATATCTGAGCAGCCAGCAAACTCTGCGTCACATGCTCCACCACAGATCATTGCTGAGGGTGACGCGCAAGATAATAGCTGTTTCCCTTCGGCCACGGAAGAGCGTGAGAGTAAGGATGAAGAAAATGGTGAAACTGGATCAGATAGAGTTGAGAACGATCCTTAA
- the LOC108661609 gene encoding putative FBD-associated F-box protein At5g56440, whose protein sequence is VLSSKWRYLWTHIDNLDLDADDFLDHIEKFGLRFYDLLKSDLPRVNAWIRYAMSCNVKELELILLLPNKERIPIKLPDNFSSCDSLVALYLGNDFVFDIPPTNKCFPSLKVLHVDAIRPDSKDNLVSEYRALRVMEVLNGVRNAKSPTLWENTIATLSSVFNDADDYFPAFLHLLHLQLGIDYCFGWKLLPHFLKNSPILKSLVLEKEYPMDEKDEMMQEVNFGWIPLGSVP, encoded by the exons GTATTGTCAAGTAAATGGAGGTACCTTTGGACTCATATAGACAATCTTGACTTGGATGCTGATGATTTCCTTGATC ATATTGAGAAATTCGGTCTCCGATTTTATGATCTCTTGAAAAGCGATTTACCTCGTGTTAATGCATGGATTCGTTATGCCATGAGTTGCAACGTTAAGGAGCTTGAGCTCATCCTCCTATTGCCAAATAAGGAGAGAATTCCTATTAAGTTGCCGGATAACTTTTCAAGTTGCGATTCACTAGTGGCACTATATCTGGGAAACGACTTTGTTTTCGATATTCCCCCAACAAACAAATGTTTCCCCAGTTTGAAAGTCCTTCATGTTGATGCAATACGTCCAGATAGCAA AGACAACTTAGTATCCGAGTACCGAGCTCTACGAGTGATGGAAGTTCTCAATGGAGTTAGAAATGCCAAGTCTCCAACTCTTTGGGAAAATACCATTGCT ACTCTCAGCTCTGTTTTTAATGATGCTGATGACTATTTCCCCGCATTTCTACATTTGCTGCATCTACAATTGGGGATTGATTATTGCTTTGGATGGAAATTATTGCCGCATTTCCTAAAAAACTCACCTATTCTCAAGTCCCTTGTGTTGGAGAAG GAATATCCCATGGACGAAAAGGATGAGATGATGCAAGAAGTTAATTTTGGGTGGATTCCACTCGGGTCTGTACCTTAA